A single window of Rhodamnia argentea isolate NSW1041297 chromosome 5, ASM2092103v1, whole genome shotgun sequence DNA harbors:
- the LOC115727376 gene encoding ubiquitin C-terminal hydrolase 12-like, with the protein MAKRKREATDLNAAEGGDEDDEITTATRDISPAHYVFKIESFSLLSENDITMYETNDFKVGDQTWRLIIYPNGDKSNEGEDHVSLYLTVSEANPLKVGGEINATVRFFVFDQIRDEYLLREGKNRRFHAMKPKWGIPRFMPLKTFINPSNGYLVDDTCVFGVEVFVVKSLGLGECLSLEACPQPVSHKWKISNFSTLGNDRYSDVFTAGNHNW; encoded by the exons AtggcaaagagaaaaagagaagcaacaGATTTGAATGCTGCTGAAGGGGGCGACGAAGATGATG AGATAACAACAGCGACGAGAGATATATCGCCGGCGCATTATGTGTTCAAGATCGAGTCTTTCTCTCTATTATCAGAGAACGACATCACCATGTATGAGACAAACGACTTCAAAGTTGGTGATCAGACCTG GAGATTGATTATCTATCCTAATGGAGACAAGAGTAACGAGGGAGAAGATCACGTGTCCCTGTATCTGACTGTTTCTGAGGCCAATCCTCTGAAAGTTGGCGGGGAGATAAATGCAACTGTTAGGTTCTTTGTGTTCGATCAAATTCGCGATGAATACTTGTTAAGAGAAG GGAAAAACAGGAGGTTTCATGCAATGAAGCCCAAATGGGGTATTCCAAGATTTATGCCGCTCAAAACTTTCATCAATCCATCAAACGGCTACCTTGTTGATGACACTTGTGTGTTCGGAGTGGAGGTTTTTGTTGTCAAAAGCTTAGGTCTGGGTGAATGCTTGTCACTAGAAGCGTGTCCGCAGCCTGTTAGTCACAAAtggaagatatcaaacttctcTACTTTGGGGAATGATCGCTACTCTGACGTTTTCACTGCAGGGAATCACAACTGGTAG